A window from Triticum aestivum cultivar Chinese Spring chromosome 6D, IWGSC CS RefSeq v2.1, whole genome shotgun sequence encodes these proteins:
- the LOC123141075 gene encoding probable xyloglucan endotransglucosylase/hydrolase protein 30 — MSRLASALLALATAAAVAVAVAARPAVDVTATVAFGDGYTPLFGFDNILRSADDRTVSLLLDRTTGSGFISSAMYEHGFFSASIKLPSDYTAGVVVAFYTSNGDVFPKTHDELDFEFLGNIRGKPWRMQTNMYGNGSVSRGREERYVLPFDPTTEFHRYSILWARDAVVFYVDDVPVRHLRRARAGRDFPAKPMALYATVWDASNWATSGGRYRVNYHYGPFVASFTDLALTGCSSPTEEGCADALAASDPAVMTLAKQQAMRQFRERNMVYSYCYDTRRYPVPFPECDLVESERSRFKDSGHRLALRRRRVGRRPPNKADM, encoded by the exons ATGTCGCGGTTGGCGTCGGCGCTGCTTGCCCTGGCGACGGCggccgcggtggcggtggcggtggcggcgcggccggCGGTGGACGTGACCGCGACGGTGGCCTTCGGGGACGGCTACACGCCGCTCTTCGGCTTCGACAACATCCTCCGCTCCGCCGACGACCGCACCGTCAGCCTCCTCCTCGACCGCACCACCG GGTCGGGGTTCATCTCGTCGGCCATGTACGAGCACGGCTTCTTCAGCGCGTCCATCAAGCTGCCGTCCGACTACACGGCGGGGGTGGTGGTGGCCTTCTACACGTCCAACGGCGACGTGTTCCCCAAGACGCACGACGAGCTGGACTTCGAGTTCCTGGGCAACATCCGGGGCAAGCCGTGGCGGATGCAGACCAACATGTACGGCAACGGCAGCGTCAGCCGGGGCCGGGAGGAGCGCTACGTGCTGCCCTTCGACCCCACCACCGAGTTCCACCGCTACTCCATCCTCTGGGCGCGAGACGCCGTCGTCTTCTACGTCGACGACGTGCCCGTGCGCCACCTgcgccgcgcccgcgccggccgCGACTTCCCGGCCAAGCCCATGGCGCTCTACGCCACCGTCTGGGACGCCTCCAACTGGGCCACCTCCGGCGGCCGCTACCGCGTCAACTACCACTACGGGCCCTTCGTCGCCTCCTTCACCGACCTCGCCCTCACCGGCTGCTCCTCCCCCACGGAAGAAGGCTGCGCCGACGCGCTGGCCGCCTCCGACCCCGCCGTCATGACGCTCGCCAAGCAGCAGGCCATGCGCCAGTTCAGGGAGCGCAACATGGTCTACTCCTACTGCTACGACACCAGGCGCTACCCCGTGCCCTTCCCGGAGTGCGACCTCGTCGAGTCGGAGCGGAGCAGGTTCAAGGACAGCGGCCACCGGCTCGCGCTCAGGCGCCGCCGCGTCGGCCGCCGGCCGCCCAACAAGGCCGACATGTAG